TGACCCTTTTATGTCTTGCGTAGACTAAATATAtgatatacactgtatattttCCCGTTCTCTGAATTCTTTTTAAAGCTGTTCAAACAGGCCTAATCCACATCCTACTAATTTAGTACATATGCTCAGTTCAGTGCAGCCAATACAGACGGCCAAGTGGGAATCATAGGAATGTATGATTTCACTGCCTCTGTACCATGCCAAGGATTAGCCAACTGTGCCTTAGCAATACCAACTGTTGCGAGAAATTACGTTTTGAATAGCAGTCCTTAGTAATTGTCATAATTAATTGTGCACACACCTACAATTACCTAAGTGTTCAGTCAATTATTTCTTCATCACCCCCCTGCCACTTGACAATTGGTACTTACCATCAGAGGTAAGTGTTCCCTGTGGTGGTGGAGGGTCAATCCCAAATGGGCTTGCAGTAGGAGAGTCCATGCGTGATCCTCTGGGAAAGGCCCGGTTGTTATTGTCCCGTTGTATCTCATTGGTGAAACGGTTGTTAACTGGGAGATTCTGCGGTACCACCTGTACCAGTGGGGGGACTACGGGCAGCTCACCGCGTCCCAGTGTCCTCAGACACTGCTCCTCCAGTGCCGAGATGAGAACGGACTGGTTGTTGACCACCCCGGCCATTGTGGCAAACCTGGCCTCCAGCTCCTTGTACCTCGAAGCCAGTCGCATCATCTCAGAAGTCACATTGAGGACGCGGTTCTCCAGCTGGGCCAGCTCCAGAGAGTTGTCTCTTTTCCTGATGATCTCATGCAGCAGCTGCATATAGAGCTGGGTCACCCTGGAGTTCATGTTCCGGCTCTCTTTCCGCAGCAGCTTCATCTCATTCACCAAATTACCATCTACATCCACCACCAGCTGCAGCGTCTCAATCTCACGCCGCTGTTTGCTGAGCACCTCTCGCACATCTGAAATGTCCATACGGGTCACTCTGTCCTTGTCTGGCTCTGGGCCTGTGGTGCTGGCACAGATTGGACCTGATGACAGACATGAATTATTTTAGGAGATTACCAAGAAGCCATTTAGATTTTTAGAAAAGCAAAGGATAGTTAAGTGAAGACACTTAAATATTATTCCAAAAAATTATCCTTTTTGAACCTGTGATTCTCTGCTCTGGAACCAGGAAGGTGTAGGAACACTTTTTGGCATCCGGGTCGACGGGGGCTCTTTTACTCCTGTGGAGAGAAAGCTCTTTGGTCCTCCGGGCTTCCCTGGAGCTCCTGCAGTAACTTCCCTCCCAGAGGGAGAGGCAGAGCAGGGTGCACAGGCTCCACATCAGCCCCTGCATTGCTGCTGGCTGGTTAAATGGATAGATGGACAGCTACTGGTGCTCCCTCCAGGTCCCCCCCAGCCCtccctgcaaaaaaaatacaaaatcctAAGCGCTGGGACTCTGAAATAGACACATCTTTGTTTACAAAGGCTAACAAAAGAAACGTTAACAGCAGGAATGTTGATTGTGTGCTGTTCCATAGCCGGTGATCTTGGTGCTGTAAGATTTTAATGAAAAGGTATTTGACACTATTTCTAAATACTTACAGACAATCATTGATTGGTTAGGAAAGTGTTCACTCACTTTGCAGTAGCACAGTTGTCAGGTCATTGCTCCACATAGTTATTTGTGTGGAAAgattgaaagagagagaacacGTTTGCTGTCCAGCCCACGGGACGaggtctgctttctgtctcAGTTAGTTCCCCTGCTGACAGACTCCCATTTTTCTGAGGTCCTGTTGATTCCTCCCCATTAAAGAGGTCTGCCATGTGGCTGCTGGCTGTGCTTTATCTCTGGTACCTGCACTTACCCTTACTTCATCTTCTTTACTCTGTAAATGAGATTATTTTCTCTAGCAAATTCCTAACTTCTTGTCTTGCATAGTATCTACCTGAATAGTCTTTTTCGTCCACAGGAACTATTCTAGGAAACCTTCTTAGAAATCCAGGAACTGTGTTTTGACCATGGGAACAttgtttcagtttgtgtttctgGTGCATATTGTCGTTCCTGCTGACAGTCCCCCCAATGGCCCAGTAAGTCAGGTTTGCAGCGCTAAATGGTGGATTTGTCCAACACAAGTTGTGTAACTACTACAGCTCATGTAGAACATATAGACTTTCAAACAGGGGTTATCACTAGTATCAATATTAGGAGAAGGATGAGAATATTCTTTTAATGTTAACTAagaaactagtgctgtcaaacgattaaaatatttaatcgtgattaatcacattaatgtcatagttaactcgcaattaatcacacatttttatctattctattATAAATGTcacttgatttctttttgtcccattatttatttctttttttctcattgtaatgctcttatcaacatggaatagtggatcggcttgctttgtgcttttgtcgcctggctttgacgagcggtcggagaattggcatcagctgtgtgcttggccatcaagtggtatttcagactggacgtgctgcgatgatagctcagttcacaacgacaaaacacacagatcactttggtctggTCAATGGAAcaatttggcaactttttaaaagtaaactttccattcagaatctcattggcatccatttcagctcacgctcgccatccactcaaaacatatcgttagcctactactctttagccggctcgcaagcccaaacaagtgtgtgcggcgtgccggttgttttgtttccggtctagttAGATCCGGtgcggtgttgtagtttttctaattttactagttgttgcaacagcatgtgaagaAAATGCGTTTAACTGACGGCACTATAACAAACTTGATATCACTCGCTTGTTTCGATGCAATTAGACATGCACACTCTTCACTGCTCTCGATATGGCCGTAATGCTTCGCAATTGTTTTTAGTCTCCTTTCTACCTCCACATCTTCTTTCCAACATTAATTCAAGCATCACTGTCTCAGCATGCAAAATTAGTCtttttaatttgtaatttaTCTTCACACTTGTTTGGATGCAAACTGAAATCTCTTAAGGAACTTTTGGCTTCTGATTTATGTCCTCGTGTTTTTCTCAAAAAGTCCTGTAAGAGGGTTCATGACCTCCTTCCTGCTCAGAAATCTGACCTTTTTGTCCTGTACAACAGTGTTGTGTACGTGCACGCTGACCCCCTCCCAAGTAAAATACATTGACCCCTAATTTCGATTCAGCTTCCTGTGAGACAGGTTAAATGTGCTCACTGAGTGCCCACTGCTCCACGTGGCTCCGTACACCTAACAGGAATGTTAAGTAGGAGGCGTTATTTGTGTTTGACTTGAAAGAGTTCACAAACGCACACGTACATGCAGTCACTACAGGGGTGTGAGACGAAGCCAAGgaaaacagtgtgtgtgcagagtcGTCTTCAGCCCTGTCTAATTTGAGGGGTGACagctggaactccctcccctctttctcATCCCTGCTGTTTCTAGTTCTGTTTCTTATCAATGCACAAAAACACTTCCACCGATGCACACACTGCTCCGTCTAACACCCTGGCCTGGGCCTGCGCGAGGCCAAGACTCTGATGTCTAGCCCTCCTAATCCACTCCCAACACTTTTCAGCTCCTTTTTACTCAGTACCACATCATTAAATCCTACCTCCACCCTGAAACCCAGGCCCTGTATGTCTCCCATATGACGCCATTGTGGTTCTTCAGGAATTCTGGCAGTTCTGTCACTTGGAACAATGTCGAGAGGGGACAGGATTACAGCTAGTACCGCAGATCCGCAGATCTCGCTGCTATGCGTAAGCTCGCGTGTCCATCTATATGATTGAGTACTGCGTGTGCATGACTATCCAGAGACGTTATTCATTTTCATGCTGTGTTTTTCCAGCAGCCGATGTGTCTGACAGCGTAACCAGGTACTGTATCCTTGCTGAACTCGGTGAGAGCTGCTAATGACTTTAACAGCAGCGTCAGCAGTATCGGTTCTCTCAAGTGCATCTTCTCTTCCAAAAACTATGACTGGCTTTCTACTGCTGCACAAAGTGTCCACATTCAGCATCATCCACATGCCCCCTAAGCATGACCGTCTCACACAAACATTACAGCTCATCCATCAGCTATCACCTCCTTCATTTCCCCATATCTTTATTTatatccttttctttctctttcttttccttccccccccccctctccctctccacacacacacacacacacacacacacacatttcttctttcCTGTCTTCTGGAGTCTGATTTCCTCTTGGGTGGGGGTTCTGAGTATGAGGGGCCTCGTCTCTTTCATGGAACCACAACATATCAAAGACATTCCAGGCAACGTGGAGAGGTCACCAGTGTGTCTTGAAAGTACAAGGTTTACAGCGTTTCCTCAGAACAAGCAGTGCGGCTTCTTTTTTTCTACCCCAGCAAACCGAAACTAAACACTGCTGAAGTGCTCTGGGACCGGGAAGGCTATTGAGCGGAAAGCGAAGCGCTCACCTGTGGGAGTAAAACTTCACGCATGCGAATGTGCCTTCACATGCTATGCTTGCTGTCCGTATGCCGATACAGTGTGTTTTTGGAGAGTTCTTTAGAACCTCGACACTACATTTGTACCGATCTGTGCCGCCGCCCTTCTTGACCAACTGTATTGGGCCGACAGAGATTCCAACAATAGCTCAAATCTGTCGCTTTTCAGATTCAACAAAAAGAGTCCATGCATGGCTGACTAGACACCACTTGGATGTTTCTCAACTGGCTGCACTTAAATCTGACAGACCAGCCCGTTTACTGAATCTGGTTTTAGCTTACAATGGAAGCACTGTGCAACTCcggtttgtttgtatgtgtgtatttccatgACAAGTTTATACCAGTTCAGAGCATGTATCATGTGCATTGTTTTATTTCCATTCGCTGGACAAACACTAAAGTTTGGTTTTAGCTCACATGTACAAGTGATGTATTTCTAGGGTAGTGTGCCTTGGCATGACTGAGCAATGTTCCCTCACATGTTTCTAACTCTTGACTATTATTTAGATGGAAATGCATTGTGTGGTGCTCCAGAGAAATGCTACATACAATCATCAGAGACCGAACAAGGGAAGGAGATTAGGAGCAACAGTCAGAAACAAAGCACAACTATGTAAAAGGATAGCACAGACAGCAGTGGATCAAAGATGGAAGAGACTAATCGTGATAGAAAGTGGGTCAAGGACCGTTTCTCCTTCCTGGCCAGGTATCATGAATGTAACTTGAGGCAGATGAAATACTCCTATTCCTTTTTTAGTCTTGACACATTTTGTCTGCCCGTTTCTTTCCATTTAATTACCTTCCTCTCTGTTTGAACCCCCCTCCTCCTTACTTtccttttcttctgtttttgaaTACTTTCCTTTCTCTTTGCTTTCTCCGTTTTGTGTTTCTTCCCGTCTTTCCTCTCAAGGTCTTTTGGTTACAGGTAAATCACTTAAGCAGCAGATTTCAATGCATATAGAAGCCACCGGCTGTAAGCAGCACAGCAAATGAGAGAAACAATTTTTCTCCCTAATATGAGTAGGATTTATTAAGTTTCCTATTGGCTCAGCCCTACCGACAAACATCCATAACCTCCATGTGAAACCAGTGTGTGGAATACAGGATTTGCAGCTGGCTATGAGCTTTAGAAGTCTTCCTAAGTGCACCGCTGGGTCCTCACCCTGCTAATAGTTATTAATAGTCAGGAGACCTATGATAGTGGCTTTTTAATTGTCCTCACTCcccactgtctgtctctccctccatctgtctGAGCTgtggtttaatttattttcatggcTGTTATTGGAACAGTCTTAGGACAATTATTTATCTTGAGCGTACTTGCTTTGCTCTTTTTACACCCCAATAAAGCCCACAACTTTTCAAGATGGGTTTTGGCTTGCGTTAATTATACGGAGGTGTGTATATAGCGAGGACACTGGCTTTCGTCTACCTTGGTTTTCTGTGTAGATGTTGTACATTAATGGTGATTAGCTTTGCGCCCCAGTAGGAGACAGAAATCATTCTTTTCTGCATGCCgtcagagaggaaatgaccaGAGAACTCATTAAGCTAGACGGTTGCTTACATTACTGTTAGACAGAAAAAATTAGTTTTGCCTCGTTGGTTAAACAACGTAATGAATGTTGGTTGTTAcctgagaaagaaaaaacatgtcTCACTGGTGGCTTCAGGTTTCTCTGTACGTATTGGAAAAAAGCCCTACTAGAACGcaggcatcattttgtgatcCGAGCCAAAGCAAACTGCTCAATGAACTGATAAACAATTGGTATAAACTGTCATGGAATTGTCATGGAATGGATTTCATGGAAAATCACTGCAGGTTTGTGCTGTATGTCAATATCATACAGTATTTATTATACTTTCTATCATAGACCCATTTACACTTTCAGGTACTCCTAGCTAGGGACGCACCGATACTGCTATCGGATATTGGGCCGATACTGACTTAAATAGCTGGAGCCAAtctatttaattcaattttatgtttatatacattttatactgGATATCTGTTTAAGTTTTAACCGTTTTATAGCTGCATTTAAAAGGTTTACACTTGAATTGTAATTCCTGTCAATTTTGAAGATTGTTGGTGCAcaattaatgatttttttttttttgccaacaattcagtacatgtgtatctatgtatttgttacattttgttttacaaagttAAGAAATCAATGTTTAAGTCAAGCCCGATGTTGACACATGAAAGAATGATCCCAGTCACTTCCACACAGTGAGGCATACAGCTTATTAACTAACCACCGCTATCAGATCGGTACTCTGTATCGGTCGATACCCAAAGCTAAGGTATTGGTGTCGGGATCAGGACTGATGAAGTCAGATCGGTGCATCCAtacacctagctaaaactaatgcagtctaatacaagATCTGCAATAAATCTCACCTtcagcaccacaaactacatcCTCTAAAATGACAAAACTGTTGAATCAACATCTTTCTAAAACAGTTTCAAAATTAACATAACCTCCATGTaggtaggatttattgcaggactgttagactgcattagttttagatATGTGTATACATTGagtgtacagtatattattttttttattttttagaagaAGAAATGGTAGCACATAAAGTCAGATAATCAAACTTGATAGTTTGTCTTTCCTGATGCTTTGCGCTCTGAAGAACAACAGAATCTGTTGTGGTGATGTGCTAGTTGTACATTTGGTGCACTGGACTGTTGATGCATGCATCAGGCAAGGAGCCTGAACTTGAGTCCACGAGAGTGTAACATTTAGATTCAGGCTGTGATCCTGTCAAAGTATCTTTTGACTGTTGTGTGGGTTTCAGGTTCCTGGTCTCCTGCAATGATTTGCCTGTTGTGTCAGTCCGTAGCCTGATGGATTGCGGTTCAAAAACCAGTAGAGATTTATAATTTCATAGCCAATGTATTTCCCAGCCTCAAAATCCCCAGCTTCCACTCCCCCATCTGGTCCTCAGACTTTCCCACAACAAGTCCAAAATTCTCTTAAACACACAACATATCAGCGCTGGTCAGAAGAACAAGagaaacttaaaaataaaaggggggtgagtgaagaagaaaaacggaATTGGATTTGCTGCAACAATAAACAGCAGCACTGCTTTACATGGCAACGTGGAGCTCAGCCAGCTCTACTGTTGGAGAGCAGAGACCGACTTTCTCCCTGCATGATGTCACCAGCCACCGTTTTTTGAGTTACATGACCACTCATGCACTCTGACTGTCCCTCAAAGACACAAGTTAAAACTCATGCTTTTGTGCTTGCTAAAAAAGTTGGTTACAGAACCACAAGTTGGGGAAGTGAAGGGGAACTGACAGCTGAGAAACTGTCTTGACTAGTTTGGAAAAAGGGAAAGAATTAAAATAAGAGCAAAGAAATGGCTATGTGAGCTTATCGAGGACAGGGGCTGGAGAGGGGAGCACAG
The Perca fluviatilis chromosome 9, GENO_Pfluv_1.0, whole genome shotgun sequence genome window above contains:
- the angptl1a gene encoding angiopoietin-related protein 1a, translating into MQGLMWSLCTLLCLSLWEGSYCRSSREARRTKELSLHRSKRAPVDPDAKKCSYTFLVPEQRITGPICASTTGPEPDKDRVTRMDISDVREVLSKQRREIETLQLVVDVDGNLVNEMKLLRKESRNMNSRVTQLYMQLLHEIIRKRDNSLELAQLENRVLNVTSEMMRLASRYKELEARFATMAGVVNNQSVLISALEEQCLRTLGRGELPVVPPLVQVVPQNLPVNNRFTNEIQRDNNNRAFPRGSRMDSPTASPFGIDPPPPQGTLTSDGPFKDCYQVRQAGHTTSGMYLLKTDGSDRLIQAWCEHGLDNGGWTVLQRRRDGSVNFFRNWENYKRGFGNIDGEHWLGLDNIYNLGKQGDYKLMIELEDWTGKKVYAEYSSFRLESESEGYRLRLGTYQGNAGDSFSSHNGKQFTTLDRDKDAFTGNCAHFHKGGWWYNACGQTNLNGVWYSGGVYRSKFQDGIFWAEYGGGFYSLKSVRLMIRPID